The genomic stretch TAAAATCTTTACATTTAAAATCTATGGATGCTCAATCAATCAAAACCATTCTTGCATGCTCCAAGCGGAGAGCCCCACAGGGATAAAACAATTAAAAAAGACATGAAATTTGTGCTGAAAGAACATTCTCAAATAGCTAAGAGATTATCGCGACATTGAGAATTGGAAAAATTTATAATGATCGCTCTGCATGATTCAGAAGCATAAAGTGGTGCTAGATAATGGATTTATACTTTTTATGCGTATTGTTGTGAGTTGAGCTTGGGGGTGCTAAGAGATATCAGGGGTATTTATTTCATAAGATATTGATGATAGGAAAAAATCAAAAGACTCTTTAGAAGAAAATGCTTTGAGCTTGTCATGAGAGATTATTTTACATGTTCAAGACTTTAAGTATTATCGTAATACATTTAATATAATAACATATTGTTTTATAATCATAAACTATCCTTTTTCTGTTGATATTTTACTATTTTTCATTCAACAAAATTTCAATAACGTAAAAAGAGTCGTGTCTAAGAAAAACAATTTAAAACACATAAAACATGCGATTAAGGAATGATTAAATATAAAAAATTCAATGATTTGTTTTTTATAGGAAAGGGATTAAATTTCTTGAATTGGACGGCGTTTTGCGATGGGATATCGTTGATATGTTTGAGCAATACGTATAATTACTTCCTCTAGCGGTTCGATCACAACGTCCATAGAGAAGCCATTTGCATGAATGATATTTTCATGATCAACCATAATGGCAGCATGACCTTGCCAAAAAATCAAATCACCTCGTTGAAGTTTATCACTGTCTGAGAGAGGATTTCCGATAGTTTTCTGCTGCATGTCAGTATCACGTAAGACCATTTGACCGGTCATTCTCATAGAAAGCTGGATGATTCCTGAGTAATCAAGTCCAAAGCCCCCTGGTCCAACCCCAAAGGTAAGGCGTGCGGATAAACATTTCAGCAACGCTAACATAATCTTTATACACGTGTTCAATAGGGCTAAGATGATTGCTAATGATTGATCTCCCATTTTCAAGTATAGAATACATGGTTTCACGGACTTCAATTTCATCAACAACAGTGACCTTACTTCCCATAGATAGAGGATATTCCATTGGTCCATGCAAATCAGCTTGAAAATATTGAAAAGTACGAGGGACTGAAACGACATGTGTTTGTTTGACAGTTGATATACAAAGCGCTGTTGTATCAATATAGCCAACATAATCATCTTTGAGAGATTGTCCCCATGACGTGGTTTCTCCGTGTTCAAAGATAAAAAGTTCTTCCCCGAATAAGCACTCTGTCTGCATTTCACTTTTTTTATTGTTTTCTTTAAAGAGTCCAGTAACAGGTACATTAACACGTCTTTTTTCACCTTGCACAAAGCGCTGTGCTGTAATTTCTGTTTCAAGACGTTTATCTGCTAGATCTTCTCTGAATGCATGTAATCTCGGATCTTTAAAGATCATTTGTTTACCTTTCATTTTATCTTTAAATGGATTTCATGACGACTGCACGAGCAGAACACTTCATCTTTAAATAAAGCACAGAGCATAATTTAAGGGGATAAGATAATTCTTTTGAAGCTGCAAAATTGTCCATCTTTGTGAATATTTTGTGTCAAACTTCATTTTTAAAAATATTATAAAGAGCGCGAATAGTTTGTGCCGATCCCCCAATAGGATACCCCGGTTTTTCTTTTGGAACCCATCCATAAAGGTCGAAATGCGCAAAATGTTCAGATTTTTCAACAAAAGAATTAAGAAATAAAGCAGCCATTATAGAGCCAGCAAAGCTATTTCCAGTTACATTGTTAAGGTCAGCAATTGGCGATGATAACATCTCTTGGTAAGGTTTCCAAAGGGGCATTTGCCAAAGAGGATCAAAAACAGCGTGAGCCGATTCAGAAATTTGTTGTGCCCATATTGAATCATTACAATAAAATGCGGGAAGATCTGGTCCTAATGCTATCCGTGCTGCCCCCGTTAAAGTCGCCATGCAAAGCATGAATTGAGGGCTTTCTTCATCACCATAGGCGAGTGCATCAGCGAGGATAAGGCGCCCTTCAGCATCTGTATTCCCCACTTCAACACTTAAACCTTTACGACTTTTGAGAATATCACCTGGTCGGTAAGCGTTGGCAGAAATTGCATTTTCTACAGCTGGAATCAAAACACGTAGACGGAAAGGCAATTTTGCATCCATGATAAGTTTAGCCAATCCCAAAACATGTGCTCCACCTCCCATGTCTTTTTTCATAAGCAACATGTTATTGGCTGATTTAATATTCAGTCCCCCCGTATCAAAAGTTACGCCTTTGCCTACCAACGTTATTTTAGGATGATGTTCTTGCCCCCAGTGTAGCTCAAGCAGTCGTGGTGCAGCGCTGCCTGCTCGTCCTACGGCATGGATCATCGGAAAATTATGGGTTAAGAGATCATCTCCACAAATACTTCTGACATGAGCACCGTATGTTTTCCCTAGTCGTCGTGCTTCTTCTTCGAGAGTATCAGGGGTCATATCATTAGCTGGAAGATTGATGAGATCACGGACGAAGAAGACAGCTTCATAAATACGTTGGAGCTCATCAAAATCAACAGTCTCATTCACGTGGATGGATAATGATTTGAAAGAAGAGTTTTGACGATAGCGATTAAATTGATAGCTTCCCAATGCTAATCCAAGATAAGTATTTATTTCATCAGAGGTTTCACCTTCTAAATGCCATTGACCAGCAGGAAGTTTTTGAGCAAGCAGTCCTGTAATAAAGGGATCGTTACCATTGCCAATTCCAAATAAAACTTTTTTTAAATGCCCCGTTTTGTGAGGAACAAAGAGTATTTGTCCTGCTTTGCCAGCAAAGTCATTAACTTTTATCCATGCTGTTGTTGACGCATCAAGTGATAAGTTGGCAAGATTTCTTTGGTTTACCAAGATGATAGGGCAACTGTTATCGATACGTATTGAGCTAAAATGAATGGGATGCTGGTGCATAGTTATGAGATCCTTATAGTCGTCTAAGTGCGACATACTCGACCAAATGATTTTTTCCCTTTCGTAGAATGAGATTGGAGCGTGGTCGTGTTGGCAATATGTTTTCTTGTAAATTTTTTAAATTAATTGTTTGCCAAATATCCTCAGCGATTTTTAAGGCTTCTTTTTCATTGAGAAGGGCATAACGATGAAAATAGGATTCAGGATTTTGAAAAGCTGTTTTACGTAAACGTTTAAAGCGCTCTAAATACCAGTGACGAATGATTTCTGTTTCAGCATCGACATAGATTGAAAAATCAAAAAAATCTGACACGAAAGGAATGACTTTTCCATCTTTAGGAAGATCACTGACTTGTAATACATTAATCCCTTCAACAATTAAAATATCAGGACGGTCAATGGTAATTGTCTGATTTTCTAGAACATCATAGGTCATATGCGAATAAAGCGGAGCAGGGATATTCCTGACACCTGCTTTTATCGCCGAAAGAAAGCACAGCAATTTTTTAATGTCGTAGGAATCAGGAAATCCTTTACGATTCAGACGATTTTTGTGCTGTAAGATTGTGTTAGGATAGAGAAAACCATCCGTTGTGATCAGATCAACTTTAAGACTAGATGTCCAACGTTTCAACAGTTCTTGAAGGATACGAGCGGTGGTAGATTTTCCTACTGCTACGGAACCAGCAATTCCAATAATAAAGGGTGTTTTTCTAGTCTCTTCTTGATGGAGAAACTGTTGACGTTTGTGAAAAAGTTCTTGTACGGCTTCAACATGGCATAATAATAGACGCGATAAAGAAAGATAAATGCGTTGGACTTCTTCAAGGTCGATAGGGTCATCAATAGAGCGTAAACGTTTAATTTCATCAAAAGTCAAGGTGAGAGGTGTGTCTGCACGGAATTCTGACCATTCTTGTGCAGTAAAGACGCGATAGGGCGAATATCGGTCAGAAATGGATTTGACCAAATTATCTTCCTGATTAATTTTTTGTATAATCGTATCAATCATTTGTATTTTTCGAGAATCTTTTTGCTGTAGTAATTGGTTAAGAACAGACAGGTAAACTGCTTTGCGTTCAAATAAATTTTGTTTTGCATGCTCTCTTCTTTAAGATAATAGACTATTTTTACTAACTTATCGTCCAGTTATTCCAGTATGCACGGACTTGTGCCAATGAGTGCCCTTGTGCCAAAAAAGCCCATAAAAGTAAACGCGCCTTTACGGCTGATAAATAACCGGACATGAGAGCACCTGAAGCGATCATATCGGTTTCTGAACCTTTATAGCCGTACGTTATACGTGTTGTTGAGCCATTACAACAACGACTAGCAATAATGATTGGTATTTTTTGTGCATATTGTTGTACAAGGTCTGCTTCTTGAAAACTACAGTGTCCTGCACCAAAACCGGCAATAACAAGTCCAGCATAATATCCACTTTCAAGACAGAATTTCATTAATTGTGCATCAGACGATAAAGAGGAATAAAGGAGTGCAACTTGATGATTGTGGTTTTGGGGAAGATCAAACGTTGTCGGGAAAAATTTTTGATTATTGAAATAAATGATTTTTCCTTCTAAAATAGTCCCTAGAATACCTGCGAGACCTGACTGAAATGTTTCAACTTTGACGGTATGGCTTTTATAGAGCCAATACGGTGAATGAATCGTATCATTAATGACAACGAGAACACCTCTATTACGGCTTTGTGGAGCTGCTGCAACACGTGTTGCTGCTAAAATATTAGCGGGTCCATCAGCACCTGCTTCGTGAGGGGTACGCATAGCACCGGTTATGATGAGCGGTTCAGCTTCCTTCCAATAAAGAGAAAGGAAAAAAGCTGTTTCTTCCAAAGTATCAGTTCCTTGCGTTAAAACAATTCCTTCTGCACCAGCATTTATT from Bartonella kosoyi encodes the following:
- a CDS encoding leucyl aminopeptidase family protein; this encodes MHQHPIHFSSIRIDNSCPIILVNQRNLANLSLDASTTAWIKVNDFAGKAGQILFVPHKTGHLKKVLFGIGNGNDPFITGLLAQKLPAGQWHLEGETSDEINTYLGLALGSYQFNRYRQNSSFKSLSIHVNETVDFDELQRIYEAVFFVRDLINLPANDMTPDTLEEEARRLGKTYGAHVRSICGDDLLTHNFPMIHAVGRAGSAAPRLLELHWGQEHHPKITLVGKGVTFDTGGLNIKSANNMLLMKKDMGGGAHVLGLAKLIMDAKLPFRLRVLIPAVENAISANAYRPGDILKSRKGLSVEVGNTDAEGRLILADALAYGDEESPQFMLCMATLTGAARIALGPDLPAFYCNDSIWAQQISESAHAVFDPLWQMPLWKPYQEMLSSPIADLNNVTGNSFAGSIMAALFLNSFVEKSEHFAHFDLYGWVPKEKPGYPIGGSAQTIRALYNIFKNEV
- the coaA gene encoding type I pantothenate kinase; this translates as MSDRYSPYRVFTAQEWSEFRADTPLTLTFDEIKRLRSIDDPIDLEEVQRIYLSLSRLLLCHVEAVQELFHKRQQFLHQEETRKTPFIIGIAGSVAVGKSTTARILQELLKRWTSSLKVDLITTDGFLYPNTILQHKNRLNRKGFPDSYDIKKLLCFLSAIKAGVRNIPAPLYSHMTYDVLENQTITIDRPDILIVEGINVLQVSDLPKDGKVIPFVSDFFDFSIYVDAETEIIRHWYLERFKRLRKTAFQNPESYFHRYALLNEKEALKIAEDIWQTINLKNLQENILPTRPRSNLILRKGKNHLVEYVALRRL
- a CDS encoding asparaginase; the encoded protein is MKKIAIGTLGGTIAMTADHFGHMQPTLTSDNLIKSVPDLNKVADIHAQTLMQMPSGSLSFKILFEIIKWAKQQINAGAEGIVLTQGTDTLEETAFFLSLYWKEAEPLIITGAMRTPHEAGADGPANILAATRVAAAPQSRNRGVLVVINDTIHSPYWLYKSHTVKVETFQSGLAGILGTILEGKIIYFNNQKFFPTTFDLPQNHNHQVALLYSSLSSDAQLMKFCLESGYYAGLVIAGFGAGHCSFQEADLVQQYAQKIPIIIASRCCNGSTTRITYGYKGSETDMIASGALMSGYLSAVKARLLLWAFLAQGHSLAQVRAYWNNWTIS